From the Clarias gariepinus isolate MV-2021 ecotype Netherlands chromosome 3, CGAR_prim_01v2, whole genome shotgun sequence genome, one window contains:
- the galr1a gene encoding galanin receptor type 1, giving the protein MTVYNQSGGGGVSETRGDSETPAKLLFGIGTDNLVTLLVFGLIFALGVVGNSLVIAVLVRRRAAQRRGTTNIFILNLGVADLSYLLFCVPFQSTVYMLPTWVLGAFICKFVHYFFTVSMLVSVFTLSAMSVDRYVAIVHSRKSSSIRVARHAVLGVLGIWALSLAMAAPVAYHQRIVETEDNSTFCWEVWSDPKWRKFYVVCTFVFGYLLPLILISFCYAKVLNHLHKNLRNISKKSEASKKKTAQTVLVVVVVFCLSWLPHHVVHLWVEFGSFPLNQASFLFRVAAHCLAYSNSSVNPIIYAFLSENFRQAYKQVFQCQVASECPTHDARETRTKLEKVPPTNCTMV; this is encoded by the exons ATGACCGTATATAATCAAAGTGGTGGAGGTGGTGTGTCGGAGACCCGCGGAGACTCGGAGACCCCGGCGAAGTTGCTGTTTGGGATTGGAACGGATAACCTGGTGACGCTGCTGGTCTTCGGGCTGATCTTCGCGCTCGGCGTGGTGGGAAATTCCCTGGTGATCGCCGTGCTGGTGCGGCGCCGAGCGGCTCAACGCCGCGGCACCACTAACATCTTCATCCTGAACCTGGGCGTGGCTGACCTCTCCTACCTGCTCTTCTGCGTGCCCTTCCAGTCCACTGTCTACATGCTACCCACGTGGGTGCTCGGCGCCTTCATCTGCAAGTTCGTGCACTACTTCTTCACGGTGTCCATGCTCGTGAGCGTGTTCACGCTCTCCGCGATGTCCGTGGACCGCTACGTGGCCATCGTGCACAGCCGGAAATCCTCGTCTATCCGCGTGGCGCGGCACGCGGTGCTCGGGGTGCTGGGCATCTGGGCGCTCTCACTGGCCATGGCCGCGCCGGTCGCTTACCATCAGCGCATCGTGGAGACCGAGGATAACAGCACATTCTGCTGGGAAGTGTGGTCAGATCCCAAATGGAGGAAATTCTACGTGGTGTGCACGTTTGTCTTTGGCTACCTGTTGCCCCTCATCCTGATTTCTTTCTGCTACGCAAAG GTACTCAATCATTTACACAAAAATCTGCGAAATATATCTAAGAAGTCAGAGGCATCAAAAAAGAAG ACAGCACAGACCGTtctagtggtggtggtggttttcTGCTTATCCTGGCTGCCCCATCACGTGGTGCATCTCTGGGTGGAGTTTGGTTCGTTCCCTCTGAATCAGGCGTCCTTCCTTTTCCGTGTGGCTGCTCACTGTTTGGCTTACAGCAACTCCTCGGTCAATCCCATCATCTATGCCTTTCTTTCTGAGAACTTCAGGCAAGCCTACAAGCAGGTGTTCCAATGTCAGGTGGCCAGTGAATGCCCAACACATGATGCTCGAGAAACACGGACCAAGTTGGAGAAAGTTCCACCCACTAACTGCACAATGGTTTAA